In Deltaproteobacteria bacterium, the genomic stretch TTCTTCTCGAGGATCACGCACGCGACGCCGGCTTGTTGCAGGCGATACGCCGCGAGCAGGCCCGACATGCCCGCGCCGATGATCGCGACGAGGAATTCGCGCGCCGGCGCGAGCTTCTCCTTCCTCCACTGCGGCGCGCGCAGGTCGTTCTCGCCGACCGAGAGCTCTTCCTGAATCAGCGGCAGATACGGATCCGCGTCCGCGCTCGGCGTGACCCAGCGCATGATCGCGCGCAGAAAGTCCTCGCTCGGCGTCTTCGGCGGCGGGCAGCCCGCATCGCGGTACTTCGCGAGCACCTCGAGCGCGAGTGCGCGCGCGCGCGCCGCGGCCGCCTCGCCGCCCGCGAACCCGGACGGATCGCCCGCGAGCGCGATCGCGTCGGGCTTCACGTCGTCGCGCAGCACGCTGAGATCGCCGGTGACGTGCGCGAGCGCGGGGAGCAGCGAGGGCAGATGCGCCTGCGCGAGCGCGCGCGCGATCTCGTCGTTCGACTCGGTGATGCGCAGGGCGGGGCGCGACAAGTCCATGCGAGAGATCTCCCGTGCGAGAGGACGGATTGCATCGCAGCACGCAGGCGGGCGCTAGGGGACGCGGTCTCGAGCCGCCTGGCGGCGCTCGCTAGCGGACGCGGGTCCGACGCTCTAGTGAGCGTCGCGCGGCGGTCGTGCGGCGCGACGCCGGCGAGCGCCAGTTCTCTCCGGCGGTGCCGGCGGAGCTCTGAGCGCTCACGTCCCCAGCTTCCAGTTCGCCTCGGCCGCGAGCTTCTGCATGAACGCCTCGCCGTAGGCGTCTTCAGGCGCCTCGCGCACGAGGCGGTCGAGCACGTGCGCGTCGTGGCCGACGAGGATGCGCCACTTCTTCGCGCGCACGCCGTCGAGGATGATCTTCGCGGCCTGCGAGGCGGTGGTGGGTGCGTCGTTCTCGAACGCGTCGCCCATCGCGATCATCGCGAGTCGCAGCTGCTCGGCAGAGAGCGTGGCGACAGGAAGACCCGCGCGGGTCATGCGAGCACGCGCGTCGAGCAGCTGCTGCTCGCTCAGCTCCTTCGGGTCGCGCCCCAACACCTTCGCCGAGTTCTTCGCGATCGCGGTGCCGATGTGGCCGGGCATCACGACCGAGACGCCGACGTGCGGCGCGTTCACCTTGAAGTCGTTGATCAGCGCCTCGCTGAAGCCCTTCACCGCGAACTTCGCCGCGCTGTAGGCGCTGTGCGCGCTCTTCGGCCCGAGCGAGGCCCAGAAGCCGTTCACACTCGCGGTGTTCACGAGCCAGCCCTCGGGCGCGGCCACGAGCAGCGGCACGAACGCGCGCGCCGTGAAGTACACGCCGTTCCAACACACCGCGAAGGTCTTGTCCCACTCCTCGCGGGCGTCGCTCACGAAGCTGCCGCCGCCGCCGATGCCCGCGTTCGCGAATACGAGGTGCACGCACCTCGTCGCGTGCTCGCGCACCACGGCGTCCCGAAACGCCACGATCTGCGCCTCGCTCGACACGTCCGCGACTTGCGTGGTGACGCGCACGCTTCGGTTCTCGCGCTCACACAGTGCCTTCGTCGCGGCCATGTTCTCCGCCGACACGTCGCACATCGCGATGTGGCAGCCCTCCGCAGCGAGCTGGCGCGCGAGCTCGCGCCCCATGCCGGTGCCGCCGCCCGTAATCACTGCGATCTTTCCGTCGAAGCGCTCCATCACGCGTTCTCCCGTTGAAGGGAGCGAGGGTGCCGCGCTACGACGCAGCGCGCGACACCGAGGAGCCGCCATGCCCGAGCGCAATCTCCGCTTCGTGATCATCGGCGCCGGCATGGCCGGCATCATGAGCGGGATCAAGCTGCGCGAGGCCGGCTACGACGACTGGGTCGTGTACGAGAAGGGCGAGAGAGTCGGCGGCACTTGGTTCTATAACAGCTACCCCGGCCTCTCCTGCGACGTGCCCTCGCACATCTACAGCTACGCGTTCGAGCCCAATCCGGAGTGGAGCCATCGCTTCTCGCCGGGTCCGGAGATCCGCGAGTACTTCGAGGGCGTCGCGCGCAAGCGCAACGTGCTGGAGCGGATTCGATTCAACGAAGAGATCGTGCGCATGGAGCTCTCCGGCTCGCGCTGGC encodes the following:
- a CDS encoding SDR family NAD(P)-dependent oxidoreductase; amino-acid sequence: MERFDGKIAVITGGGTGMGRELARQLAAEGCHIAMCDVSAENMAATKALCERENRSVRVTTQVADVSSEAQIVAFRDAVVREHATRCVHLVFANAGIGGGGSFVSDAREEWDKTFAVCWNGVYFTARAFVPLLVAAPEGWLVNTASVNGFWASLGPKSAHSAYSAAKFAVKGFSEALINDFKVNAPHVGVSVVMPGHIGTAIAKNSAKVLGRDPKELSEQQLLDARARMTRAGLPVATLSAEQLRLAMIAMGDAFENDAPTTASQAAKIILDGVRAKKWRILVGHDAHVLDRLVREAPEDAYGEAFMQKLAAEANWKLGT